CCAGCCGGCCTGGGACTGTTACACGAACCAGAAGAAGTGGAGGGAATGCCTCTACAACGACTTCCACTCGGCAAGCCAATCAAGGCAGCTTTTTCGAGCTGGAGACGAATTCACGCCTGCTACACAACATAAACATGTCCGAAGAGGAAAAAAGTCAAACTGCCACGCTTGCCAGGGACTTCAATTAGGGcagccaaggtcaagaagctcaagaaggcCGTTGGAGCCGGTCAGTCGCAATAAAAGGAGGCGTCAGACCGTTTGGGGGTGTCAGCAGTGTAATGTAGCGATTTGTCACTCGAGGGATTGCTGGTACTTCTATCATGGGCTAAAATAGGTGGGATGCTAGGTATCTATGATTTGGCTCATTTTAATTGGTTGCACCACTCTGCCGTGACCTGGCCGGAGCTCCTCCACAATTGAAGGGATGAGATTCGTTCccccgggcgtaataaactCCATCTACCTATCAGGCTCCAACGTGTAGAATAGGTTAGGCAAAGGGGGGGGTCGGTCTCAAGATCCTACCCGAGTACTGCCACATTGTCACAGGCTGACAGCACAATCAGATGTTCAATGAAACCTACTCGGATTAGCCTTTGCCCAATGGCTTCTGTGAAAGCTTCTGTTCCGCGATGACAGCTGATGTGGCGTGATGGCCAGGCAGCGATTTTGGTGATCGTGTCCATCAGATTATCTCGCTGGCCCAGCCGGATACATGATACCACGCTCTATACCCCAGTCTTTACAAGACATCTATAACTAACTATAAATTCAAGAATTTATCTAGAAAACCCTCCACGACGCACAGATCATGGATTTCGAAAGGACCACCACAGAATTCATTCCCTCCACCGCGGGTCCTTTTTTCGAACCTGACGAGTTTATTGATACCCAGTATTTCTTTAATCTTGCTTCGCAGGATATCCCTGAATACGCTGTGCCATGGCATTGGATGGCTTCATCAATTGAGTCACTTCCAACAGATCCATGTAACACGAAAGTCAAGTTTCTGCCGGCTCCAGCTTCGGAGTATCCTCCTGATTGTCAGTTCGATGAGACGGGCTTCAGTACGGCTCAACCACCACCCGCCCTTCACACATTCCAACAGCCTGCTGAATTTAATCTTCCCACATCACAAACTTCTCCATACAAGGACATTATACAAATCTCTACCAGAAACCGACATAGCGGTCAAGGAACAGCGACTTGGATCAATGCACCAGATTTGAGCAACTATCAATCGGCACCAGAGCCGCCCAAAAAGAAGGCTAGGAGGAAGTCTACAAACGGTCAGTTACTAGGCAACAAAAAAGATTCCCGGGGGAGATATAACAAACTTCTGGAACGAAACCGACGTGCCGCTGCTAAATGCCGTGATCGCAAACAACAAGAAGCAGACGCACTAATCTCCGAGGTAGAAGAATTGCAAGATCAGCACCAACAACTTTTATTCACCTATGTCGATTTAAGAGAGCAGATTTTTCATCTCAAGTCAGAGATCCTGAAGCATGGCGACTGCGACTATGTTTTGATTCAACAGTACATTAGTAAGGAGGCACATAAAACTGTGGATAACTTGGCAAGAAAAGGGTCATCCTCTAAAGACAAAAATTGGATTATGACTTCGCGGCAAGATGGTAGCGGAAACGGTAATGGTCTACAGGGTATGATTTTCGGGTGACCAGGTTTTTGTTAGATACGCACGAATACGATGGGGTGAGTGTATTAAAGTGTGGACCAGAATATGGTTGTTTTTTATTGATTGTGTCCTTGATTCTTTTTGATCAGTCTGTCAGGGAGGGGTTGATTCGATTCCCACCCTTTTCTGGATACAAGAATAATATGGAAAGTGGAGCCCATTCCCAGCTGCCAATCTAACAGTTTTTTGACCCGCCAGAGGGTAATAAGGCTGTATTACCAGACGCATCTTAAGCCCCAAGACATTAATGGTATCAAATAGCTGTCTTGATATATTCGGCTACGTGAATCAAGTGTTTTAATTCGTCTTTTCTTGCGTTGATAGACCCATGTTGGTTGACTAAAGTCCTACTTTACGGAGAAAGAATGCCGGAAGGGGAAATGTGGATCTGTCCTTTCAACCGGGTGAGACCAAGCGCTTATCTCCCCTTGATTCCTCATGTGTGCGACGATCGACCAAGCATTATCGCCTTTGCTTGTGATTGTGACACCACTATGACCTTTCCAACAAGTCAAGGATCCAGGGTTCAGAATGACGGAAATAACGCAGCTTAGGTACATGAAGCTGGAAAATGTTGAAGTCGGTATAAGAAGCACCATTTGTCAATTATCAATTACCATACCATAAGACTGCTGTACGTCAATCCCTGGTTATTATACCACCTATAGTGACCGGATACGCCTCCAAATAGTCAATCACAGCACGGCTACCAGTACCGTGGCTACCAGTTCTCTTGGATTGTGTTTGAGAAACAATAAACGCCAACCTGAGGTAAGTGAACGGGACCGACGACCCTTGGGCCCCTTCGTTCAATTGATTTCCATGTGGACAAGTCTTTACATCTCTGGTCTCCTGCTGTGCCCCAGCATGCTCACACCTTCCAGACACCATCTTCGTTGATCCTTCATGTGGAATAGCACCATACTGTGACGGTTGGGTTttccaagggataaactagtccgtactaggtttatgttggcagagtcgtagggcgtgtGATACTGAGCAgggcgaagtgtcacgtctcttaatagtgaataaggcgggtaaggcgtattcaggtaaagatgttttattgatagctggtgagctaagttctatctagtgctaaaaGAGtgttctatatataatagtctGAGGATACAAGGCAATAGGTATTGTCTTGTATCTACCGTGGACCGAGAAGTGAATGTGTCGGTCCTGGACCGTGGTGTAAGTCGTTCGGTCCATAGTTGATTGGTTCGTTGTGAAATGTTGAAGTGGGGCTTCGTGAGGACCGAAGGTTGACGATTCGGTCCTGTGGTGATTGGCGTAAATGAGGAGTAAAAGTGGGGCCTGTAAAAGTGAAAATGTGGGGTACACATGACTTCGTCATTTGGGTCGTAACACATACGACCTTCCAACCAATGTCTCTGTTCCAGACTTTCCATCATCATTCCAAGCATCACTATACCCCTCTCCCGCTGATCTTTTCACATCAAACTTCAGTCTCCCCTTTCTACTTCCACCTGCAGATCGAGAGTTTATGGCACATTCCAAACACCCGGCGGGGTTCCAGAGTTCCCAGTTGAATACTGTTACGTCCTGGCCTGAAATAAATCATACAACGATCTTGGCTAGGCCAAACGAAACCAATAGTCCCGAAAGCAACGGCAATGTTAATAAATATCCTGGCGACAACCAGAAAAAACAGCGAAGAGGACAAAAACAAACGACTTTCAGTTCAGATCCAAGAGTTCGAAGACATAGTCGTTAGTCAACAGAGGCAATTCTAGATGGGAACTTGAAAACATCGCCAACTCGATTTGAGTGGgcttttaagtattaaatgCAATTTGGACATTCACGGCATTGTATCTTATGATGTCATGAACAAAGAGGTAATAAAGCTACCACCAGCGTTGGTTTTAAGCAAAACCTTAATTCCCCCGAAAAAGCCAATCGACGAAGAGGGAAATGGCCCCAAGCGTCACACGCAGCTGAGATTAGTTTATTGCATAGCGCCGGACCAATAGAACTGACCTGACGGTGCGCCTGATGATCCGGTTTATAATAACAATTTGCTCTCGGCCGAAGCTGTGTGCCTCGAAAATAATCTGATTGGACACCCAGGCAGTTTGCGCCACTGCCGAGGCATGGCACAATCATGACGTTTGATTGCCAGCTCATTGAAGAAAACATGTTTTTTATAACTATCCTTTTTCAAAATTTATACATTGCATAGAATTGGGCTTATTGGAGACCCCCATGTGTAAAACATATGTTCTTTACTATTATGGCTAGTTACCTTTACATCGCGTTATATTATCCCATCTGATATCATCATGTGAGATGGGCTTTCGAGGCATTTCCTGATACACATTCAGGTGCTCTTGGTCACATTATATTCAAATCTGGCCAATAAATATTGGTTTGACCAAGTTATACGATTTTACTTCATCAATCAACTAGTCACCAAGGCAGAGGTCAAGCCATTTATTCTTTACACATATGTCGCGCCCATTGTAGACGCGGTTCCCCCCTAGCCTAGGGCGGTCGAAAAGCAAATATACCTACAGGGCGACGATAAAGGGTGCAAAATTGTTAGATTTTACCAACTACACCAcacgccaccaaaatgggaatCCCCACTTAGAGCAATGCATGAGTGGTTTTTAGATCTGACAAAAATATGGAAAAGGATAAGTGGGGAATTTTTATTCGGCACTATCTATCCGGCGTTTTGTTGTTATGATGCGCAGTCATGCCGGGTGCATTTGTGTGGAAGAATTCAGTTGTTaattgttgttcttctattcaagaatcatcaagGTCTTTTATACTTGAGTTATCCTTGAGTTCTCGAATCTTCTATGTATTATTaactttgatcatgatgtGAGGGGAAACCCTGGTACTTCCAACACGTTTCCGTACAGTGTTTGTGCTGGATATAACAGGCGGTCCAGATTAGGCAAATCACCTTTAACGTCCTTGGTGCCGGTCCTGGGACAGCGATATATAGGCCCAGCTTGTATAAGCTCAGGGTCCATGTGAAATTAATGGCTACGCTTAACATATTGGAATGCCACGAATTGATATAGTAGGCTGGCTATTTAGACATAAATCGCTGCTTTGGAAGGACTTCGCTTCGAATAAAGAGGACGTATTCATTACTTGCAGCCGCCATGCAATCCAATGCTGCAGCCGGGAATGTTTAGGGCATAATCACGAGCTAGCTCAAGCTTCTTGGAGATCTTATACTACTCGGGTTAGGAATGACACTGATTCTAGATGCTGATAAGAACTCAAGCTGCCGTTTTCCACAGAATGACATGATTTTGCGTTTTAAAGACCCACACATGAGAACACTCCGACACCAACCAAGCCCCGCGAGCCAGGCCGAAAGTATCAAAAACGACTTCTTGATCCTGTCTGCCTTATTTACTAGTCGCACGGAATTTGCGACATCTGTATTCTTACCGTGTTGCAGAAGAGTCCGATATGCGTTGCTGTTGCGACACCACAGAACAGACAGACTGGTCCCCTGTCGCCAGCCATAAAAGGCCtgctccatcttcaacacaCGACAATGTCTGCAAGCTTCGCGCAGAAGCTCTCACGCCTAGTAATCTAATGACCCTAACCGGGGGTGGAGCATTGCCCCCTGCGGCTAAACTAATGCTATAAGTGGTTACGGTGGTCGACAAGCAAGGAACGTCCAGCTAGAGGTAACAAGAACACACCAACACGGCCCATGAAACCCAAAAGTCCTGGGGGAAACGGACAGATAAACAAACGAAGCCGAGGCTGGAGGGATACTGTGGGTGTGGGTATATAGAACCAGAAATAGCACTTTGCACAAACCACCGATTGAGCTTAATACAAAGCTACGGAAAGAGGAAGTCTAAAGGGAGAGCACAAGGAGACTCCATGTACAGGACACAGAAGTAAACTATTCTTTAACCGGAGGTACGCACATAGGTAGATTAGACAGAGCATCAGGCAGTCTGGTTAAGACAGTGTGTGGCATCACTCAATGCACGACGACGGAAGATACAGGGAGTCTAGGTAACATGGGAGGGGAAGTTGTGGCTGGCCCATGACGACgttattttaagtataacTAACATCTCCCATCATGTCACCCCATCCCCGCCGTTCGTCTCCCTCTCATCCCAAACGCTTTCTGCCATTTAGCATGTTGAAGAGGCGAGTTACGGCACCTGGATATCACAAGCTGAGCTAGCTGACCCGGTTTCCTCTGGAATAGCATTCAATCCTTTGGCAGTCGCTCCTCCGTGGCCGTGGCCTCTCAACGCCCCACCCGCCTTGCTCCTCTCCGGACCGTCAACTTCCGGCTGGCTAGCACTGGTACTGTTGGTACCGGTAAGATTTACCAGGTGAGATTCAGTTCTACTTCCCTCGAAGAGCTCGGCATCGGCTAAATCTTAAACAGATTATTGGTGCTGTTGTCGATGGTGAGCCCCTCATGACTAGGCTCTATCTAGCGAGCTTAATGGGTCATTAGATATAGTTAACTTAACAGCTTTGAAGTCAAGTTCAATGGCGCCACGCTTCCTGCTATCCTAAACTCCCTCGAAACCGCCAACAATGGCCAGAAGCTGGTCCTCGAAGTTGCGGTATGTACGAGCTAATCTAAAGCACAGTAGCATCTCCATTGACTTTGGGCAGCAACATCTCGGTGAGCATGTTGTCCGGTGCATTGCTATGGATGGTGAGTCACTCATCGCGTTGCTCGGTCCAGTCTGCAATCGTCACTGAAAAATGCCAAAACAGGAACCGAGGGTCTCGTCCGAGGCACGAAGGTGGTTGACACTGGTGCTCCTATCACAATCCCTGTTGGCACTGCAACCCTTGGCCGCATATTGAACGTGACTGGTGACCCGATTGACGAGCGCGGACCTATTAAAACGGACAAGTATTTACCCATTCATGCCGACCCCCCCGAGTTCATTGACCAGTCCACCTCTGCTGAGATTCTGGCGACTGGTATTAAGGTTGTCGATCTCCTCGCCCCCTACGCTCGTGGTGGAAAGATTGGTCTCTTCGGTGGTGCCGGGGTCGGCAAGACTGTGTTTATTCAGGAGCTCATCAACAATATCGCCAAGGCTCACGGCGGCTACTCCGTCTTTACTGGTGTCGGTGAGCGAACACGTGAGGGCAACGACCTGTACCACGAAATGCAGGAGACTTCCGTCATTCAGCTCGACGGCGAGTCCAAGGTCGCCCTAGTGTTTGGCCAGATGAACGAGCCGCCAGGAGCCCGCGCGCGCGTTGCTCTTACCGGCCTAACTATTGCTGAGTACTTCCGTGATGAGGAGGGTCAGGATGGTGAGTAAAATCTAGAGAAGGGAAGCAAGGCAAGGCGAGAAAGTTAACGGATATCTATGATAGTGCTTCTCTTTATTGACAACATCTTCCGATTCACGCAAGCTGGTTCCGAGGTCTCTGCTCTACTCGGCCGCATCCCGTCTGCAGTTGGATATCAGCCGACTCTCGCCTTAGACATGGGCCTCCTCCAGGAGCGCATCACCACTACCAAGAAGGGCTCTATTACTTCCGTTCAGGCTGTCTATGTCCCTGCGGATGATCTGACTGATCCTGCCCCTGCCACTACTTTTGCTCACTTGGATGCCACCACTGTTTTATCCCGAAGCATCTCTGAGTTGGGTATCTACCCGGCTGTCGACCCTCTTGACTCGACATCCCGTATGCTTGACCCCAGAGTTCTCGGCCAGGACCACTACGATACAGCCACCCGCGTCCAGCAGATTCTCCAGGAGTACAAGGGCCTACAGGACATTATCGCTATCCTGGGCATGGATGAGCTATCGGAAGCTGACAGACTTACCGTCGAGCGTGCTCGTAAAATTCAGCGGTTCCTCAGCCAGCCCTTTACCGTTGCACAGGTCTTTACTGGTATCGACGGCGTTCTTGTTGATATTAAAGACACTGTCGCCTCCTTTAAAGCCATCCTGGACGGCGAGGGTGATTCCCTACCTGAGGGTGCCTTCTATATGGTCGGCGACTTTAACTCAGCTAGAGAAAAGGGCAAGAATATTCTTGCGGACCTGGAGAAGAATTAGAAAATACTGGTTCTTGGCTGGGCTGCTGTTACGGATTAgcggctattttaatatcgCCTCTATCTACAGGACAAAAGTATAAGGTCTTTCTCGATTATTATTGTTAATAGGTGCTGGAGTGTTACGTGCAAGTAGGGGTACTTTAAGATTGCGCACTAAAATGGTAATAGAACCTTTTAAGATTTTAACAGAACAGAACGTGAATAACGtacttgataagcgagtgagtcagacaagcgTGTCACGGCCAAGGGTGTGCAccactcaattcaatcaactGAATGGCTCGGTGGCGGTGAGTTGATCTGGTCAACCACTCTCTCCAGTGGCGTTGATCAATTATCCATCAAATTGAGTTGAATGGAC
The genomic region above belongs to Fusarium poae strain DAOMC 252244 chromosome Unknown contig_1, whole genome shotgun sequence and contains:
- the ATP2_2 gene encoding atp2, beta subunit of the F1 sector of mitochondrial F1F0 ATP synthase — protein: MSPHPRRSIQSFGSRSSVAVASQRPTRLAPLRTVNFRLASTGTVGTGKIYQIIGAVVDVKFNGATLPAILNSLETANNGQKLVLEVAQHLGEHVVRCIAMDGTEGLVRGTKVVDTGAPITIPVGTATLGRILNVTGDPIDERGPIKTDKYLPIHADPPEFIDQSTSAEILATGIKVVDLLAPYARGGKIGLFGGAGVGKTVFIQELINNIAKAHGGYSVFTGVGERTREGNDLYHEMQETSVIQLDGESKVALVFGQMNEPPGARARVALTGLTIAEYFRDEEGQDVLLFIDNIFRFTQAGSEVSALLGRIPSAVGYQPTLALDMGLLQERITTTKKGSITSVQAVYVPADDLTDPAPATTFAHLDATTVLSRSISELGIYPAVDPLDSTSRMLDPRVLGQDHYDTATRVQQILQEYKGLQDIIAILGMDELSEADRLTVERARKIQRFLSQPFTVAQVFTGIDGVLVDIKDTVASFKAILDGEGDSLPEGAFYMVGDFNSAREKGKNILADLEKN